Proteins encoded by one window of Channa argus isolate prfri chromosome 13, Channa argus male v1.0, whole genome shotgun sequence:
- the LOC137139270 gene encoding follitropin subunit beta-like, which translates to MGGTVCACMLKNYTLWIERQDCAQCVAINTTICSGYCYTQDTNLMGRFGRTFLIQRSCVPLSLVYQTTCVPGCPEDVNPQLFYPAARRCSCRRCDARTHHCVRTRIISYDRCSVILGNVKN; encoded by the exons ATGGGTGGAACAGTGTGTGCCTGTATGCTGAAGAATTATACCTTATGGATTGAGAGGCAAGACTGCGCCCAGTGCGTGGCTATCAACACTACCATCTGCAGCGGCTACTGTTACACACAG GACACTAATTTGATGGGACGGTTTGGGAGGACATTTCTGATCCAGCGTAGCTGTGTGCCCCTCTCCCTGGTGTACCAAACCACTTGTGTTCCTGGCTGCCCTGAAGATGTTAACCCCCAGCTGTTTTACCCTGCGGCCCGCCGATGCAGCTGTAGGCGCTGTGACGCACGCACACACCACTGCGTTCGCACCCGCATAATCTCCTATGACCGGTGCTCTGTGATACTTGGAAATGTGAAGAACTAG
- the tspan2b gene encoding CD9 antigen isoform X2 — protein sequence MGKVEGGMKCVKYLLFVFNFIFWLMGSFILAVGLWLRFDPETVSLLNGDKAPDTFFIGVYILIGAGGLVMLVGFFGCCGAVRESQCLLGSFFACLVIIFGAEVAAGVFGFINKDKIIEDVQNFYTTTYNQNSNSTLIVSYQKILNCCGTTASPCPDAQLDTKNCEIGIKDFFNSKLHIIGYMGIGIAGVMIIGMIFSMVLCCAIRNSRELI from the exons ATGGGGAAGGTGGAAGGAGgaatgaaatgtgtgaaatacCTTTTGTTCGTGTTCAACTTCATTTTCTGG TTGATGGGATCCTTCATTCTGGCAGTGGGACTGTGGCTGCGTTTTGACCCAGAAACAGTGTCTCTGCTTAATGGTGATAAAGCTCCAGACACCTTCTTTATTG GTGTGTACATCCTGATTGGTGCTGGCGGTCTGGTGATGTTGGTTGGTTTCTTTGGATGCTGTGGAGCTGTTCGGGAATCTCAATGCCTCCTGGGTTCA ttttttgcctGTCTTGTGATTATCTTTGGAGCTGAAGTGGCAGCAGGAGTGTTTGGATTCATAAACAAAGACAAG ATAATTGAAGATGTTCAGAACTTTTACACCACAACCTACAATCAAAACAGTAATAGCACTTTGATCGTCTCATATCAGAAAATA CTGAACTGTTGTGGAACCACAGCAAGCCCCTGCCCTGATGCCCAACTAGATACCAAG AACTGTGAGATTGGCATCAAAGACTTCTTCAACAGTAAACTCCACATCATTGGGTACATGGGCATCGGCATCGCTGGAGTTATG ATCATTGGGATGATCTTCAGTATGGTGCTCTGCTGTGCCATTCGCAACAGCAGGGAGCTCATTTAA
- the LOC137140259 gene encoding mitochondrial glutamate carrier 1-like yields MAHQQQISLPAKLINGGIAGMVGVTCVFPIDLAKTRLQNQRSGQQLYKNMIDCLIKTVKSEGYFGMYRGAAVNLTLVTPEKAIKLAANDFFRHQLSKDGGRLTVFKEMLAGCCAGMCQVIVTTPMEMLKIQLQDAGRLAAQQRVMPSVVTSLKMGGTSAVLSRSYNTSPGPQVVRVSATQITRELLRTKGVTGLYRGLGATLLRDIPFSVVYFPLFAHLHQLGQRSPEDPSVPFYWSFMSGCLAGSIAAVAVSPCDVVKTRLQSLKKGANEETYNGVVDCARQILRKEGPGAFLKGASCRALVIAPLFGIAQVVYFVGVGEFLLGYTPHNIYSA; encoded by the exons ATGGCCCACCAGCAGCAGATTAG CCTTCCAGCCAAACTGATCAATGGAGGGATTGCAGGCATGGTAGGAGTCACCTGTGTGTTTCCAATCGACCTGGCCAAGACCCGCTTGCAGAACCAGCGCAGTGGACAGCAACTCTACAAGAACAT GATAGATTGCCTAATAAAGACTGTTAAATCTGAAGGCTACTTTGGCATGTACAGAG GTGCTGCTGTAAATCTCACTCTGGTAACACCCGAGAAGGCCATCAAACTAGCGGCTAATGACTTTTTCCGTCACCAGTTGAGCAAAGATGG TGGCCGTTTGACAGTGTTCAAGGAGATGTTGGCAGGATGCTGTGCAGGAATGTGCCAAGTCATTGTTACTACACCCATGGAGATGCTCAAGATCCAACTGCAGGATGCTGGCAGGCTAG CGGCCCAGCAGAGGGTGATGCCTAGTGTGGTCACAAGTCTGAAGATGGGAGGGACGAGTGCGGTGCTGAGCCGTTCTTACAACACCAGCCCTGGGCCTCAAGTCGTGCGAGTGTCTGCCACGCAGATTACCAGAGAGCTGCTGAGGACCAAAGGAGTCACGGGACTTTACAGAGGACTCGGAGCCACGTTGCTGAG gGACATCCCATTCTCTGTTGTGTACTTCCCTCTTTTTGCACATCTACACCAGCTTGGCCAACGTTCACCTGAAGACCCATCGGTGCCCTTCTATTGGTCCTTCATGTCTGGCTGCTTGGCTGGATCCATTGCTGCAGTGGCTGTCAGCCCTTGTGACG TGGTCAAGACGCGGCTACAGTCACTCAAAAAAGGAGCTAACGAGGAAACGTACAATGGAGTGGTTGACTGTGCCAG ACAAATCCTGAGAAAAGAGGGTCCAGGAGCTTTCCTCAAGGGGGCCAGTTGCCGGGCCCTGGTTATTGCTCCACTCTTTGGCATTGCTCAGGTTGTGTACTTTGTAGGAGTCGGCGAGTTCCTCCTGGGTTACACTCCCCATAACATCTACTCTGCATAA
- the tspan2b gene encoding CD9 antigen isoform X1, with protein sequence MGKVEGGMKCVKYLLFVFNFIFWLMGSFILAVGLWLRFDPETVSLLNGDKAPDTFFIGVYILIGAGGLVMLVGFFGCCGAVRESQCLLGSVSTNFFACLVIIFGAEVAAGVFGFINKDKIIEDVQNFYTTTYNQNSNSTLIVSYQKILNCCGTTASPCPDAQLDTKNCEIGIKDFFNSKLHIIGYMGIGIAGVMIIGMIFSMVLCCAIRNSRELI encoded by the exons ATGGGGAAGGTGGAAGGAGgaatgaaatgtgtgaaatacCTTTTGTTCGTGTTCAACTTCATTTTCTGG TTGATGGGATCCTTCATTCTGGCAGTGGGACTGTGGCTGCGTTTTGACCCAGAAACAGTGTCTCTGCTTAATGGTGATAAAGCTCCAGACACCTTCTTTATTG GTGTGTACATCCTGATTGGTGCTGGCGGTCTGGTGATGTTGGTTGGTTTCTTTGGATGCTGTGGAGCTGTTCGGGAATCTCAATGCCTCCTGGGTTCAGTGAGTACAAAT ttttttgcctGTCTTGTGATTATCTTTGGAGCTGAAGTGGCAGCAGGAGTGTTTGGATTCATAAACAAAGACAAG ATAATTGAAGATGTTCAGAACTTTTACACCACAACCTACAATCAAAACAGTAATAGCACTTTGATCGTCTCATATCAGAAAATA CTGAACTGTTGTGGAACCACAGCAAGCCCCTGCCCTGATGCCCAACTAGATACCAAG AACTGTGAGATTGGCATCAAAGACTTCTTCAACAGTAAACTCCACATCATTGGGTACATGGGCATCGGCATCGCTGGAGTTATG ATCATTGGGATGATCTTCAGTATGGTGCTCTGCTGTGCCATTCGCAACAGCAGGGAGCTCATTTAA